The following coding sequences lie in one Kryptolebias marmoratus isolate JLee-2015 linkage group LG5, ASM164957v2, whole genome shotgun sequence genomic window:
- the LOC108239792 gene encoding protein Fer3, whose product MEGRLQDSMLINFVGEINLMAFPQKYAAGPKEQVDLAPAFAHSQTRINDSPWSRELQDGACAEPLGAESPGVDLPRCCGRGSHRSKRRRIITGVQRQAANVRERKRMFSLNEAFDELRRKVPTFAYEKRLSRIETLRLAIVYISFMTDLLENT is encoded by the coding sequence ATGGAAGGCCGCTTGCAGGACTCCATGTTAATCAACTTCGTCGGTGAAATAAACCTGATGGCGTTTCCCCAAAAGTACGCGGCGGGGCCAAAAGAGCAGGTGGACCTGGCTCCAGCGTTTGCGCACAGCCAGACGCGGATAAACGACTCGCCCTGGAGCCGGGAACTGCAGGACGGCGCGTGCGCGGAGCCACTCGGCGCAGAGAGCCCCGGCGTGGACTTACCGAGGTGCTGCGGCCGCGGGAGCCACAGGTCCAAACGGAGGAGGATCATCACCGGAGTCCAGCGGCAGGCGGCCAACgtgagggagaggaagaggatgttCAGCCTGAACGAGGCGTTCGATGAGCTGAGGAGGAAAGTTCCCACGTTCGCCTACGAGAAGAGGCTGTCCCGGATCGAGACGCTGCGCCTGGCCATCGTCTACATCTCCTTCATGACGGACCTGCTGGAGAACACCTGA
- the twist1a gene encoding twist-related protein 1a, giving the protein MREEDSSPMDSAGNSEEESERQLPRRGARKRRMNRRSAEEGEEGDAESPSPGKKRGRKSCDDGGGSAGSGGSEASSSPARSFDDLQTQRVMANIRERQRTQSLNEAFTSLRKIIPTLPSDKLSKIQTLKLAARYIDFLCQVLQSDELDARGTSCSYVAHERLSYAFSVWRMGGAWTLSTTSH; this is encoded by the coding sequence ATGCGGGAAGAGGACTCCTCCCCGATGGACAGCGCTGGGAACAGCGAGGAGGAGAGCGAGCGTCAGCTGCCGCGGAGAGGCGCAAGGAAGAGGCGGATGAACCGGAGGAGCGcggaggaaggggaggagggggacgCGGAGAGCCCCAGCCCGGGCAAGAAGAGAGGCAGAAAGAGTTGCGACGACGGAGGCGGAAGCGCTGGAAGCGGCGGCAGCGAGGCCAGCAGCAGCCCCGCGCGCTCCTTCGACGACCTGCAGACTCAGCGCGTCATGGCCAACATCCGCGAGCGCCAACGGACGCAGTCCCTCAATGAGGCGTTCACGTCGTTACGTAAAATCATCCCCACCCTTCCGTCGGACAAACTCAGCAAGATCCAGACGCTGAAGCTGGCGGCCCGGTACATCGACTTCCTGTGCCAGGTTCTGCAGAGCGACGAGCTGGACGCGCGAGGGACCAGCTGCAGCTACGTGGCGCACGAGCGCCTGAGCTACGCCTTCTCAGTTTGGAGGATGGGGGGCGCGTGGACCCTGTCTACTACGTCCCACTAG